The proteins below are encoded in one region of Levilactobacillus namurensis:
- a CDS encoding energy-coupling factor transporter transmembrane component T: MQAGVVNELSFISQLHPLTVMGYFIELFTLLLLFNHLILVIGILISLIGVCSCYFDSQKVRRLLVSSLSFMGIIFAFNLVLNQTGRRLIWQWHFMNWEFNLTESGVIYGLTMALSLGAMIIAFVWFNGVMTIPKISYILFPVVPRLAMLLTISLRLVDLFVQKMERLVMLQKNRNIIISEGSFGQRLKSTGQLLRIVLIDGVSDSMGTAVLMEARGFGARKRSQYQRFCFQIADGIFLGVATGLFGLLLLARLQGWGWTSDVVMVQWQHVHDWSLVGLLIIFIGLPLIGEGGYRLWAN, encoded by the coding sequence ATGCAAGCGGGTGTTGTGAACGAATTGAGTTTTATAAGTCAGTTACATCCGCTAACGGTGATGGGCTACTTTATTGAATTATTTACGCTACTATTACTGTTTAATCATCTAATCCTAGTAATAGGGATACTTATTTCACTTATTGGTGTTTGTAGCTGCTATTTTGACTCTCAAAAGGTTCGTCGACTACTGGTTAGTAGTTTGAGTTTTATGGGGATTATCTTCGCGTTCAATCTTGTCTTGAATCAGACAGGTAGGCGGTTGATCTGGCAGTGGCACTTTATGAATTGGGAATTTAATTTGACTGAATCGGGCGTTATCTATGGGTTAACCATGGCTTTATCGTTAGGAGCTATGATTATTGCGTTTGTTTGGTTCAACGGTGTCATGACGATTCCCAAGATAAGTTACATATTGTTTCCAGTAGTGCCACGATTGGCAATGTTATTGACCATTTCCTTACGGTTAGTGGATTTATTTGTTCAGAAGATGGAGCGGTTAGTAATGCTACAGAAAAATCGTAACATCATAATTAGTGAAGGGAGCTTTGGTCAACGACTTAAAAGTACCGGACAACTGTTGCGAATTGTTTTGATCGATGGCGTTTCTGATTCAATGGGGACGGCAGTGCTAATGGAGGCTCGTGGTTTTGGTGCCCGGAAGCGGAGTCAGTATCAGCGCTTTTGCTTCCAAATAGCGGATGGCATCTTTTTAGGCGTGGCAACGGGATTGTTTGGTTTATTGCTCCTAGCACGGTTACAGGGATGGGGGTGGACGAGTGACGTGGTTATGGTGCAGTGGCAACACGTACATGATTGGTCACTAGTCGGATTATTAATTATTTTTATTGGATTACCACTTATTGGGGAAGGAGGATACCGATTGTGGGCCAACTAA
- a CDS encoding ABC transporter ATP-binding protein, producing MGQLIRINKLTFSYPGTKTLALEDIQFSIQKGDFLVLAGTTGSGKTTLLKQLKQELLPAGQKKGEVLYKGQAIADIKQTSSAQEIGFVAQNPQTQPIMATVIEELAFPLENLGYSSDVINSRIAELANFLGLDKFLTRSIKTLSGGQVQLVNLASVLALKPEIILLDEPTAQLDPTTAQNFLNVLRQVHDELGTTIVLTEHRLSRVLGLANRLVVLQAGKLLCDGSVSEGLRKMAKMPELSEFVPPIPHFFLQHRIPVATLPLSIPAGRHLLVAGGEKFRLKRNLKPQLVSQGIRLLTAKNITLDFNGHVVLRHLNLELSQGDWLAIIGKNGSGKSTLLSVLAGLLKPQHGKVRLKNQVVWKLSNQLRLQKIAYLSQNPLEQFSGKTVREELEDQNRLADEPFTTQQIVTLMTELQLTDVANHNVFDLSGGQQQLLGLGICLVTQPKVLLLDEPTKGLDPTTKGKLGTILKRVHAQGTTIVMASHDMNFCARYAKQCTFMFNGQVNPPVTSRKFFTQNFIFTTAINRLLANQVPTALFADDVTKLTTVKGGEQSDDAQNRLA from the coding sequence GTGGGCCAACTAATACGAATAAATAAGTTAACCTTTAGCTATCCGGGTACCAAGACACTAGCGCTAGAAGATATTCAGTTTTCGATTCAAAAAGGGGACTTTTTAGTTTTAGCGGGAACTACTGGAAGCGGAAAGACGACTTTGTTAAAACAACTAAAGCAAGAGCTATTACCGGCAGGGCAAAAAAAGGGAGAGGTTCTATATAAGGGACAAGCGATTGCGGACATAAAGCAAACGAGCAGCGCACAAGAAATTGGGTTTGTAGCTCAGAATCCACAGACGCAGCCCATTATGGCAACCGTTATTGAAGAATTGGCTTTTCCACTGGAAAACTTAGGCTACTCTAGTGATGTTATTAATAGTCGGATTGCTGAATTGGCTAATTTTTTGGGACTTGATAAGTTCCTGACACGATCAATCAAGACGTTATCGGGTGGACAAGTTCAACTGGTAAATCTTGCATCGGTCTTGGCGCTTAAGCCGGAGATCATTCTTTTAGATGAACCGACAGCCCAGTTGGATCCGACTACTGCTCAGAACTTTTTAAACGTGTTGCGTCAAGTACATGATGAATTAGGAACGACCATTGTTTTAACCGAACACCGGTTGAGTCGGGTATTAGGGCTGGCTAACCGATTAGTTGTCTTGCAAGCAGGCAAACTCCTTTGTGATGGGAGCGTGTCCGAGGGTCTACGTAAAATGGCAAAAATGCCAGAGCTATCTGAGTTTGTGCCGCCTATTCCACACTTTTTTTTACAACATAGGATACCTGTCGCAACTTTACCGCTCTCTATTCCAGCGGGGCGTCACTTATTGGTAGCTGGTGGTGAAAAGTTCAGATTGAAGCGGAATTTGAAACCGCAGTTAGTATCTCAAGGGATACGCTTATTGACGGCCAAAAATATCACATTAGACTTTAACGGACATGTGGTGTTACGGCATCTAAATCTGGAATTATCTCAAGGAGATTGGTTGGCTATTATTGGAAAAAATGGTTCAGGTAAATCAACGCTCCTGTCGGTACTGGCCGGCCTACTAAAGCCGCAACACGGTAAAGTTCGGTTGAAAAATCAAGTTGTTTGGAAGTTATCCAATCAACTTCGCTTACAAAAAATTGCGTATCTTTCTCAGAATCCGCTTGAACAATTTAGCGGAAAAACTGTTCGTGAAGAATTGGAAGATCAGAATCGTTTAGCAGATGAGCCATTCACGACGCAACAGATAGTAACACTTATGACCGAATTGCAGTTGACTGATGTGGCCAATCATAATGTTTTTGATCTTAGCGGTGGTCAACAGCAGCTCTTGGGACTCGGAATTTGTTTGGTGACGCAACCTAAAGTCTTGTTATTGGATGAGCCCACTAAGGGACTTGATCCAACGACTAAGGGGAAATTGGGTACTATTTTGAAACGTGTACACGCTCAGGGGACGACCATTGTGATGGCTAGTCATGATATGAATTTTTGTGCGCGATATGCAAAGCAATGTACTTTCATGTTTAACGGACAAGTTAATCCACCAGTAACTAGCCGTAAATTTTTTACTCAAAACTTTATATTCACAACGGCGATTAATCGATTACTGGCAAATCAGGTGCCGACAGCCTTATTTGCCGATGATGTGACGAAACTTACGACGGTGAAAGGAGGTGAACAAAGTGACGACGCGCAGAATCGGCTGGCTTAG
- a CDS encoding ECF transporter S component, which yields MAVLLGLMLLFKGKHYVWFSFGCLACSILPAYWRFEHQQMGTRLLVFLAVIVALGVLGRVPLAAIPNVQLTSFVVLVSSVSLGPELGFVSGSTMALVSNLFLGQGPWTPWQMLAWGVMGLLTGLFRKSILKDQLWWMVIWGALWGLWFGWILDLWYALAYVHPLRPASFFLSFASSFPFDALHAATNAISILVLYRPWHRLMDRLILKYKIL from the coding sequence ATGGCGGTCTTATTGGGGTTAATGTTGTTATTTAAAGGAAAACACTATGTATGGTTTAGTTTTGGATGTCTAGCTTGCAGTATTTTACCGGCCTATTGGCGGTTTGAACATCAGCAAATGGGGACACGGTTATTAGTGTTCCTAGCTGTGATTGTTGCATTAGGTGTTCTGGGAAGGGTCCCGTTAGCAGCGATTCCCAATGTTCAGCTAACAAGTTTTGTAGTACTGGTCAGCTCGGTAAGCTTAGGGCCTGAACTGGGCTTCGTTTCTGGGTCGACGATGGCGTTAGTTTCTAATCTATTTTTAGGTCAAGGTCCTTGGACTCCCTGGCAAATGTTGGCTTGGGGTGTGATGGGATTACTAACGGGATTATTTCGGAAGAGCATACTTAAAGACCAACTATGGTGGATGGTTATTTGGGGTGCGTTGTGGGGATTATGGTTCGGCTGGATATTGGATTTGTGGTACGCCTTAGCGTACGTTCATCCGTTACGTCCCGCTAGTTTCTTCTTATCCTTTGCATCTAGTTTTCCGTTTGATGCACTGCATGCAGCAACGAATGCGATTAGTATTTTAGTGTTGTATCGGCCTTGGCATCGACTGATGGATCGTTTGATTTTAAAGTACAAAATTTTATAA
- a CDS encoding prenyltransferase/squalene oxidase repeat-containing protein, with protein MFSTKKVMVASMTTILALGALVPVADAAGVKSASKSYQTSKQKKAYTYAKKMLKQNKDGLTSKGKMFSKAAYPTTGAASGYSDFLLGLKKQGYKFTKSQKKLVKKNLVISKKSDPATLATAIIGLQAIGVNPTKYKPAGAKKSLNLVNTLYKKSMTKQTVNVQSQTLIAVSSNKTFKKPSKAAFSKTSLSKRIAKNQQSNHGWAYNNTVASVDSDTTAMAVTALGMGKSHNGVVTKAAKQGRNYLKKNIYKSGAFGYTYNGKENPNANSTAEAIIALSTNKATAKLINQKAIKSAQKATPLRNMLGYVQHAGTIKGAYSMTLAYGQVSVATAAYHNGKYTNKFVYQFK; from the coding sequence ATGTTTAGTACGAAAAAAGTAATGGTGGCTTCAATGACGACGATTTTAGCTTTAGGGGCCTTAGTACCGGTGGCGGATGCAGCCGGTGTAAAGAGTGCTTCTAAGAGTTATCAGACTAGTAAGCAAAAAAAAGCTTATACATACGCTAAAAAGATGTTAAAGCAAAATAAAGATGGGTTAACGTCTAAGGGAAAGATGTTTAGTAAGGCGGCGTATCCTACGACTGGTGCGGCTTCGGGGTACTCAGATTTTCTACTGGGTCTGAAAAAGCAAGGATATAAGTTTACTAAGAGTCAAAAGAAGTTAGTTAAAAAGAATCTGGTAATCTCTAAGAAAAGTGATCCTGCCACTTTAGCAACTGCGATTATTGGATTACAAGCGATTGGTGTTAATCCAACTAAGTATAAGCCCGCTGGTGCTAAGAAATCTTTGAATCTGGTTAATACGTTGTATAAGAAGTCGATGACGAAACAGACGGTTAACGTTCAGAGTCAAACTTTAATTGCAGTTTCCTCTAATAAGACGTTTAAGAAGCCAAGTAAAGCTGCTTTCTCCAAAACATCACTCAGTAAGCGCATTGCGAAGAATCAACAATCGAATCATGGTTGGGCTTATAATAATACGGTTGCCAGTGTTGATAGTGATACAACGGCCATGGCAGTCACGGCCTTAGGCATGGGGAAGAGCCATAACGGAGTAGTGACTAAAGCAGCCAAGCAAGGCCGTAACTATTTAAAAAAGAATATTTATAAGAGTGGGGCGTTTGGTTATACCTACAATGGTAAGGAGAACCCAAATGCCAACTCAACGGCAGAAGCAATCATTGCTTTGTCAACCAATAAAGCAACTGCTAAGTTGATTAACCAGAAAGCGATTAAGTCTGCTCAAAAGGCCACGCCATTACGTAACATGTTAGGGTATGTTCAGCATGCCGGCACCATTAAAGGTGCTTATAGTATGACTTTGGCTTATGGACAAGTTAGTGTAGCAACGGCCGCTTACCATAACGGGAAGTATACGAATAAGTTTGTCTATCAATTTAAATAA
- a CDS encoding DUF4430 domain-containing protein translates to MKKQAGIIIAIAVTLLTMGTAFVIQHYASANQPVAEQTVSSSSISRNDHYSANQSTSSSVTSQAHHSVKQVTKQSSRHKTTRERNGKQLTRQSKAQTVVPTKKQASSASSSPQAKAASQATTKQTTKTTTSSQHASETVHLTVSGYKKTFFDGTVKINRHSTAFSVLQASKLKINYQNGVAVYVSSINGLAENEVKVGSGWKFKVNGKFIDKGANKEPVSNHDRVHWYFTTKGY, encoded by the coding sequence ATGAAGAAGCAGGCGGGGATTATCATTGCAATCGCTGTTACTCTTTTGACGATGGGTACGGCATTTGTCATTCAGCATTACGCGAGTGCTAATCAGCCGGTGGCTGAACAAACAGTTAGTTCGTCGTCTATATCGCGGAATGATCACTATTCTGCAAACCAATCGACGAGTTCATCGGTTACATCACAAGCGCACCATTCCGTTAAGCAGGTAACGAAGCAGTCGTCAAGACATAAAACGACTCGTGAAAGAAACGGAAAGCAGTTGACTAGGCAGAGTAAGGCGCAAACCGTAGTTCCGACCAAAAAACAAGCTTCTTCGGCATCATCTAGTCCTCAAGCTAAGGCAGCATCACAAGCAACGACCAAGCAAACCACCAAAACTACTACGTCTAGTCAGCATGCGTCTGAAACGGTGCACCTCACTGTTAGTGGTTATAAGAAAACTTTTTTTGATGGAACGGTTAAAATTAATCGGCATTCGACGGCATTTTCTGTTCTTCAAGCCTCAAAATTAAAGATCAACTATCAAAATGGGGTTGCTGTTTATGTAAGTAGTATTAATGGTTTGGCGGAAAATGAAGTTAAAGTCGGTAGTGGTTGGAAATTTAAAGTCAATGGTAAGTTTATTGATAAAGGGGCCAACAAGGAGCCTGTCTCAAATCATGATCGTGTACATTGGTACTTTACGACTAAGGGTTATTAA
- a CDS encoding EutP/PduV family microcompartment system protein → MKRAMFVGTIGCGKTTLLQRLNRLTIHYNKTQSVEFFKNIIDTPGEFIEHRRMYTNIATTAMDADVVVLLQSVTDQRLIFPEAFSTMFGRPVVGVVTKIDLATTLDQLKWAEKQLREAGAQRIFEVSALKDLQLDEFQAYLEEK, encoded by the coding sequence ATGAAACGGGCAATGTTTGTTGGCACTATTGGTTGTGGTAAGACAACGTTATTGCAGCGACTAAATCGTCTTACGATTCACTATAATAAAACCCAATCGGTAGAGTTTTTCAAGAATATTATTGATACACCAGGGGAATTTATTGAACATCGCCGGATGTATACTAATATTGCAACCACAGCGATGGATGCGGATGTTGTGGTACTATTGCAGAGTGTTACGGATCAGCGTCTAATTTTTCCAGAAGCTTTTAGCACGATGTTTGGTCGCCCGGTAGTAGGGGTGGTTACTAAAATTGATTTGGCGACGACGCTAGATCAATTAAAGTGGGCAGAAAAACAGCTTAGGGAAGCAGGAGCTCAACGAATCTTTGAGGTATCTGCTTTGAAGGATTTACAGTTGGATGAATTCCAAGCTTATTTAGAAGAGAAATAA
- a CDS encoding MIP/aquaporin family protein, giving the protein MDGFIGEFFGTLILIVLGAGTCASVNLKKTYGQGSNWTYISVAWGLAVTMGVYVGGALGSDGHLNPAVTIGFAAFGFFPWSEVIPYLLGQFLGAFVGAAIVIIHFYPHFKASKSESEGNQVGIFATRPAIYSPFLNFMSELIATWAFVFILLNLGDFTQGLKPFIVGTLITVVGMALGTTTGFALNPARDWGPRLAYSVLPVPNRGKTHWEYAWVPMCGPIVGGVLAAGLQVLLK; this is encoded by the coding sequence ATGGATGGTTTTATTGGTGAGTTTTTTGGAACGTTAATTTTAATCGTTTTAGGTGCCGGAACCTGCGCCAGTGTTAATTTGAAAAAGACATATGGTCAGGGTTCGAACTGGACGTACATATCCGTAGCTTGGGGATTGGCGGTGACAATGGGTGTTTATGTCGGGGGCGCATTAGGCTCAGATGGTCATCTAAATCCAGCTGTAACGATTGGATTTGCTGCTTTTGGGTTTTTCCCATGGAGCGAAGTGATTCCGTATCTATTAGGACAGTTCTTAGGTGCTTTTGTAGGTGCTGCAATTGTTATTATTCATTTTTATCCCCACTTTAAAGCCAGCAAGAGTGAGTCGGAGGGAAACCAAGTGGGAATTTTTGCTACTCGACCTGCAATTTATAGCCCGTTTTTAAACTTTATGTCTGAATTAATTGCAACGTGGGCGTTTGTTTTCATCCTATTGAACTTAGGAGATTTTACGCAAGGCTTAAAGCCATTTATCGTGGGAACTTTGATCACGGTTGTGGGGATGGCACTAGGAACGACAACTGGATTTGCGTTGAATCCGGCACGTGATTGGGGTCCACGATTAGCTTATTCGGTTTTGCCGGTACCTAACCGGGGTAAGACGCATTGGGAATACGCCTGGGTGCCAATGTGTGGACCAATTGTCGGGGGCGTTCTTGCGGCTGGACTGCAGGTCCTGTTGAAGTAA
- a CDS encoding helix-turn-helix domain-containing protein produces the protein MLTYSPKQEDYRSLAHSLATFTSLTQIKTMFFGFGGILLADDFVYLNTEAIESTLVDETFENYAVFPVSLNQQLWGAVLCETTDVSKKRLFLSQSYLQNIMNEIIDTPTLGTVKVWEPLTSDQVSQINYLHDFFGNHQTATMPTKSSQPTRAMKLDQLDDRDAASRSITLAVDYIHQNIQQSLSLNEVAQKAFLSPSYLSRLFKKYLHVNFVEYVNNQKVALAQEKLALSTDTIQQISNQIGFSQTSYFTKIFKRKTGLTPSEFRQRNHTIQKIYTIPRKLDWENSESVYDVSKDFFKSNHIKYLADSTDGTTYVNRIGDLGDTDGNRGWVYTVDGQQPLQSADETPANDKSVIQWVYTDYSQDSQNK, from the coding sequence ATGCTCACTTATTCACCAAAACAAGAAGATTACCGATCCTTAGCCCATTCTTTGGCAACTTTTACCAGCCTGACCCAAATCAAAACGATGTTTTTTGGGTTTGGCGGTATCTTACTCGCTGATGATTTTGTTTACCTCAATACTGAGGCAATTGAGAGTACACTGGTCGATGAAACCTTTGAAAATTATGCCGTCTTCCCCGTTAGTCTCAATCAGCAACTCTGGGGCGCAGTTCTTTGCGAAACAACTGATGTTTCAAAGAAACGACTCTTCTTGTCACAAAGCTACTTGCAAAATATTATGAATGAAATTATCGACACCCCAACTTTAGGAACCGTCAAAGTCTGGGAACCCCTAACTTCCGATCAGGTTAGTCAGATCAACTACCTTCATGACTTCTTTGGTAACCATCAAACCGCCACGATGCCCACCAAGTCCTCTCAGCCAACTCGTGCTATGAAACTCGACCAGTTAGATGATCGGGATGCTGCTAGCCGTAGCATCACTCTAGCCGTTGACTACATTCACCAAAATATTCAACAGTCTCTATCCCTAAACGAAGTGGCTCAAAAAGCATTTTTATCCCCCTCTTACCTAAGTCGCCTTTTTAAAAAGTATCTGCACGTTAACTTTGTAGAATACGTTAACAACCAAAAGGTCGCTCTGGCTCAAGAAAAGTTGGCCCTGTCAACCGATACAATCCAGCAGATTTCTAATCAAATTGGATTCTCTCAAACCAGTTACTTTACAAAGATCTTTAAGCGTAAGACTGGCTTAACCCCTTCAGAATTTCGTCAACGAAATCATACGATTCAAAAAATTTATACCATTCCTAGGAAACTAGACTGGGAAAATAGTGAAAGTGTCTATGACGTCTCCAAGGATTTCTTCAAGTCCAATCACATCAAATACCTTGCAGATTCAACTGACGGAACGACCTACGTCAACCGGATTGGTGACCTAGGAGACACTGACGGCAATCGTGGATGGGTTTACACAGTAGATGGCCAGCAGCCTTTGCAATCCGCTGATGAAACGCCTGCCAACGATAAGTCAGTGATCCAATGGGTCTATACGGATTATTCCCAGGATTCTCAAAATAAATAG
- a CDS encoding BMC domain-containing protein codes for MEQEALGLIETKGLVPAIEAADSMVKAANVDLIGQEKIGHGLVTTMVRGDVGAVKAAVDAGVAAAENIGEVLSNYVIPRPHTDVEKILPQKK; via the coding sequence ATGGAACAAGAAGCACTCGGTTTAATTGAAACGAAGGGTCTCGTCCCTGCCATTGAAGCAGCTGATTCAATGGTAAAAGCTGCTAACGTTGATCTGATTGGTCAAGAAAAAATTGGTCATGGCTTAGTAACGACCATGGTTCGTGGAGATGTTGGTGCCGTTAAAGCGGCTGTAGATGCAGGGGTTGCCGCTGCTGAAAATATTGGCGAAGTTTTATCGAATTACGTCATCCCACGTCCACATACCGATGTTGAAAAAATCTTGCCCCAAAAGAAGTAA
- the pduB gene encoding propanediol utilization microcompartment protein PduB: MMVQQQLMNRVLTELLQQGMTLPASSSQSSGGIMMDNFLNSTSVVPEFVGASQTGDTIGMCIPSVDAILLDHLHVSKKFTVIGVLSSRTGAGPQIMAMDEAVKATNTEVIDVEWPRDTKGGAGHGVLILIGGYDPSDVRSAIQVALDNLSRTFGDVYNAAAGHLELQFTARAAGAVHMAFGAPEGKAYGLICGAPSGIGVVMADTAIKTAGVDVLSFASPSHGTSFSNEGTVHISGDSGAVRQAVIAGREVGLKLLAQLGEKPVADFPSYIR, translated from the coding sequence ATGATGGTGCAACAACAGTTAATGAATCGGGTTTTAACTGAACTTCTGCAACAGGGGATGACGCTTCCGGCGTCATCTTCTCAATCATCGGGAGGAATAATGATGGATAATTTCTTAAACTCAACCAGCGTAGTTCCTGAATTCGTGGGAGCTAGTCAGACTGGTGACACAATTGGAATGTGTATTCCCAGTGTGGATGCAATCTTATTGGATCATCTGCATGTCTCCAAGAAATTCACAGTTATTGGGGTATTAAGTTCCCGAACGGGAGCCGGTCCACAGATTATGGCGATGGATGAAGCTGTTAAGGCTACTAACACTGAAGTTATTGATGTGGAATGGCCCCGTGATACGAAGGGAGGCGCAGGACACGGTGTTCTAATTCTCATTGGAGGGTATGATCCCTCTGATGTCCGTTCTGCCATTCAAGTGGCATTGGACAATTTAAGCCGAACCTTTGGTGATGTTTATAATGCTGCTGCGGGACACTTGGAACTTCAATTTACTGCACGTGCAGCCGGTGCTGTACATATGGCATTTGGGGCTCCTGAAGGGAAAGCTTATGGCTTGATTTGTGGAGCTCCATCAGGAATCGGGGTTGTTATGGCCGATACCGCAATCAAGACAGCAGGAGTCGATGTCTTATCGTTTGCTTCGCCGAGTCATGGTACGAGTTTTTCTAACGAAGGTACGGTTCATATTAGTGGAGATTCTGGTGCGGTGCGGCAAGCTGTGATTGCTGGTCGTGAAGTTGGGCTGAAGCTACTAGCGCAGTTAGGCGAAAAGCCAGTTGCTGATTTTCCGTCTTACATTCGCTAG
- a CDS encoding propanediol/glycerol family dehydratase large subunit: MKRQKRFEALEKRPIHLDGFVKEWPEEGFVAMMGPNDPKPSIKIENGKVTEMDQKPAKDFDLIDLYIAKYGIKLENAEKVMAMDSTKIANMLCDPNVGRDDIIALTTAMTPAKAEEVISKLNFAEMIMATQKMRPRRTPATQCHVTNIRDNPVQIAADAADAALRGFPEQETTTAVARYAPLNAISLLVGAQTGRPGVISQCSVEEAAELNLGMRGFTGYAETISVYGTDKVFTDGDDTPWSKGFLASCYASRGLKMRFTSGSGSEVMMGYTEGKSMLYLESRCIFITKASGVQGLQNGGVSCIGIPGSVPGGIRSVLGENLLCMMLDLECASANDQAFSHSDMRRTERLLGQFIAGTDYISSGYSSTPNYDNTFAGSNTDGLDYDDYYVMERDLAINGGIHPVTEDAIIKGRNKAAKALQAVFEDLGLPKITDEEVEAATYANTSKDMPDRNMVEDMKAAQDLMDRGITAVDVVKALYNHGFKDVAQAVLDLQKQKVCGDFLQTSAIFDENWNVISAVNDANDYRGPGTGYRLEEDTDEWERIKNIPFAIDPQHMQL; this comes from the coding sequence TTGAAACGTCAAAAACGCTTTGAAGCACTTGAAAAACGTCCCATTCATTTAGATGGATTTGTCAAAGAATGGCCTGAAGAAGGTTTCGTTGCCATGATGGGGCCTAATGACCCTAAGCCAAGTATCAAGATTGAGAATGGCAAGGTTACTGAAATGGATCAAAAGCCTGCCAAGGATTTTGATTTGATTGATCTGTATATTGCCAAGTACGGGATCAAATTAGAAAATGCCGAAAAGGTCATGGCGATGGATTCCACTAAGATTGCCAATATGCTATGTGATCCGAACGTTGGTCGGGACGACATTATTGCCCTGACGACCGCGATGACACCAGCGAAGGCCGAAGAAGTTATCAGTAAGTTGAACTTCGCAGAAATGATTATGGCTACCCAAAAAATGCGACCACGGCGGACACCAGCGACGCAATGTCACGTGACGAACATTCGGGATAATCCAGTTCAAATCGCAGCTGATGCGGCCGATGCCGCATTACGGGGATTCCCAGAACAGGAAACGACAACAGCCGTTGCCCGGTACGCACCATTGAACGCCATCTCACTGTTGGTTGGAGCTCAAACTGGCCGTCCTGGGGTCATCAGTCAATGTTCCGTTGAAGAAGCTGCTGAATTGAACTTAGGGATGCGAGGCTTCACCGGTTACGCCGAAACCATTTCCGTTTACGGAACTGACAAGGTCTTTACCGATGGTGATGACACGCCTTGGTCTAAAGGATTTTTAGCATCTTGCTATGCTTCTCGTGGGTTGAAGATGCGGTTCACCTCTGGCTCCGGTTCTGAAGTCATGATGGGCTACACCGAAGGAAAGTCCATGCTGTACTTGGAATCACGTTGTATCTTCATTACCAAGGCATCCGGGGTTCAAGGTTTACAAAATGGTGGTGTTAGTTGTATCGGAATTCCTGGATCCGTCCCAGGTGGGATTCGTTCCGTCTTGGGCGAAAATCTCTTGTGCATGATGCTTGACCTTGAATGTGCTTCCGCCAATGACCAAGCCTTCTCACACTCTGATATGCGTCGGACGGAACGGCTCTTAGGTCAATTCATTGCTGGAACCGATTATATTTCTTCCGGTTACTCTTCCACGCCAAATTACGACAACACGTTTGCTGGGTCGAACACGGATGGCTTGGACTACGATGATTACTATGTCATGGAACGGGACTTAGCTATTAACGGTGGGATTCATCCTGTGACTGAAGATGCCATTATTAAGGGTCGAAACAAGGCTGCCAAGGCATTACAAGCTGTCTTTGAAGACCTGGGTCTGCCCAAAATCACCGACGAGGAAGTTGAAGCAGCGACCTACGCAAATACGTCGAAAGACATGCCTGACCGAAACATGGTTGAAGACATGAAAGCTGCCCAAGATTTGATGGATCGTGGAATCACCGCCGTTGATGTGGTCAAGGCCCTTTACAACCACGGATTTAAGGACGTTGCCCAAGCCGTCTTAGACCTACAAAAGCAAAAAGTTTGTGGGGATTTCTTACAGACGTCTGCCATCTTTGATGAGAATTGGAACGTCATTTCCGCTGTTAACGATGCCAATGACTACCGAGGTCCTGGTACAGGTTACCGGTTGGAAGAAGATACCGATGAATGGGAACGGATTAAGAACATTCCGTTTGCCATCGATCCACAGCACATGCAACTTTAG